The genomic DNA ATACAACCTTTCCTCTTCCTCACTGGCAAACTGGTCAGGTTGCTCCCAATAGGTCCTGGGATCAATTTCACTGTAATACCTGGTGATAATCTCAATTTCCTCATCCGTAAGGCTCTGGGCAATCCCATTCATGCGATAAAGGAGAAGATCCTGCCTTTGATCCAACTTGAAGGCATAGAGTTGATTTTTGAGGTAGGTTTGATTTTGCCCGGTTAAAGTCGGCACCTCGTCCACCCAGCTTCGGCCTGTCTCCTTGTGGCAAGTGTAGCACTTGCTCAATAGTCCAGGGGGAAGGTCCTGATCCAAAGCCAGGACTGGAAGAACAAAGAACACAGGAGCAAAGTACTTTCCACTCCACCTTAAATACTGAACCAACAGAGAATAGATCATTGAGCCTTCTTATATCTTAAATACACAGCGATAGCTTCCACTTCCTCATCGGTCAACTCACCTACTAGGTCAGCATTCATAATTGGCGACCACCGTACCCCATCACGGAAAGCCTTTATTTGATTAATTAAATACCCCTTTTGCTGGCCAACCAAAACAGGATACTCGGGCACGGTTGGAGCATCTTGACTGCTATTTGCCAAATGACAGAAGCGACAAGTAGTTTTGGTACCGCCTATAATCTCTTCACCTTTTTTGAACAACTCAGCTTCGCTCTTTGTAAGTTTGTTCATTTGTACGATTTCGTCGGGAAAACTCGTGAAGATACCGGCCAAGCCCAACAGATCGTCGTCGGACAAGTCTTTTACCATAAAGGGCATGGCATTCATGGTAATGTCCTGACGATGACCGTCGCGAAAGGTCTTTAGCTGATTAAATAGATAGGTTTCACTTTGTCCGGCTAAGTTTGGAAAGCCGGTGTAGCCAGTTACTCCATTTCTTCCATGACAGCCAAAACACTTTAGCACAAACTCGCCGGACTTCGACTCATCATAGCTCGCTGCCCATACCGGACTCCAACCTAAAAGGGTGGTAACCATTAGTGCGAGAATAATCAACTTTGACTTCATAATCCCTCCCCGATTCTTTAAAAAAACGCTTACTACTTATTGAGACTCAGATACCAACAAACTTTTGAAATACACGGCCAGGTTCTCCATATCGTCCTCAGTTGGTGAAGGGTCCATCCCACTTAGAATGGCTGGCATTAGCATCCCTGGCCGCCCTCCCGACAAGAATGCCGTCAACTGACTACTTGTATATTGGACATCCTGACCCACCAACAAAGGGTACATTGGATTTGCCCGAGCACCCTCAGACCCGTGGCAACCCAAGCAACCATATGTTGTTGCCAGTTCTTCGCCGGCCCGAACCTTCGCCCTTACGTTCTCTATACTTCCCGGCCAAGGTCGCGCCTGTCGCGAGAGGCGGCTAAAATGGTTGGCTAAATATTTAACCTCATCCCGAGTTAATGATGAAGCCACTCCCTCCATGCTGGGACTGCGCCGCTCACCCGAAGCAAAGGCCTTGAGCTGATCACTCAAGTAACTCTCGCTAAGGCCCTCCAGAGAAGGTGTACCCACCTGCCCAGGAAAACCGAGCTCCCCGCCATGACAATTGAGACAAGTCTCCAGAACGGCCAATTTACTTGGCGGCGGCGGGGGTGGATTTCCCGGACCACCACCATCAGGTGAAGAAACTGAGCGAATCCAATCAAGAATGAGAGATCTTTCCTCGTCATTCATCGCGGAAGCTTCCGGACTTCCAGGTTGTGGCATTGTTTTCTGCTCAATAACCCGTTTGTATAACTTGCCATTACTAACGTAAGCCTCCGCCTGCTCCTTGATCGACCAGTCGGGGGCAGAAACGCTTGGATGACAACGAGAACAACGGACCTTAAACAGGCCGCTTACCTCCTCAAAATTCATCTTCTCGCCGGGTGCACCCGAGCCAATGGTCGACTGGACCACCGGCTTGTGAGGGCCATTTGGATGGCATCCTGTTTGAGGCAAAACAAACAAAACAAACAAAACAAATATGGACAGAAACCCCGCCAGAGTTGGGCGGTCAGAAAAATTCACTGATAATACCCCTATTAATGCAACTGGTCTGGTGGGAATTCAACAACTCCCCATCCAACCGATAAGGGCCTCTGCAAAAGGGACTCCAGAGAAAAGGGGGGTATCTTTGAGCTTAACTAGGGAATCGGACATTCAGTGAATCTCCCGGGATAAATTGTCCCAGGTTTAAAAGGTACCTTCTAGACCCAGAAGAAAGTTGCGGCCCGGCTCATTGCTGCCGGAACCGTGGACTCTGTAGTTCTCATCACCTAAGTTTTCCACCGCAGCCGAGACCCTGAGGTGCTTCCCAAATGAATGACCACCTCGTAAGGTCACTAATGTGTATCCCGGTGTTCCGCCGGGTGGAATGCGGGAAGTGTCGCTCTTATCGCTGGTGGAGAGCTTGTCCTGCTTGCTGACTTGAGTGACGAAAATTTCCAGCCATACATCTTCATGAGGGCGATGAAGCAAGGAAACCATGGTGGTGAACGGCATGAGACGACTCATGGGCTCGCGGGCAATCACGTTGGCCGAAGTCGGATAGGTGTCCACCTCCCCATCCATCCAAGAGCTACCAAAGCCAACTTCCCACTTGTTTATCTTCTTTCTTACTGTCAATTCCGCGCCCTGAACAAAACCATTGCCCGCATTAGCCTTGGTCACCTCATTATCTCCAGATATAACCACCCCTGTAGGGCGGCGAATGATCATTTCCTTGATGTCGGTGTAATAGGCAGAGGCTTCAAACCGTAGATCCTCGCGCCCAAACCTGTATCCAAGTTCGTAAGACAAGAACTTTTCGGCTTCCAGATTGGGAGCTGGGGTTTCGATTTCATTGGTGCGTGCCTCATCCAAACGAGTTAAGTCTGAAAGGTTCGGCGCACGAAATCCCTGTGAGACTCCGCCGAACAAGGCAGACGCATCATTAAACTGGTACTGAACCCGCAGACTACCTACAGCGGCGCCAAAGTCCTTGTCCATTTTTGCCGGAAGGCTTGTCACCGGATCCTCATAGC from Pseudobdellovibrionaceae bacterium includes the following:
- a CDS encoding c-type cytochrome, which encodes MKSKLIILALMVTTLLGWSPVWAASYDESKSGEFVLKCFGCHGRNGVTGYTGFPNLAGQSETYLFNQLKTFRDGHRQDITMNAMPFMVKDLSDDDLLGLAGIFTSFPDEIVQMNKLTKSEAELFKKGEEIIGGTKTTCRFCHLANSSQDAPTVPEYPVLVGQQKGYLINQIKAFRDGVRWSPIMNADLVGELTDEEVEAIAVYLRYKKAQ
- a CDS encoding c-type cytochrome — encoded protein: MNFSDRPTLAGFLSIFVLFVLFVLPQTGCHPNGPHKPVVQSTIGSGAPGEKMNFEEVSGLFKVRCSRCHPSVSAPDWSIKEQAEAYVSNGKLYKRVIEQKTMPQPGSPEASAMNDEERSLILDWIRSVSSPDGGGPGNPPPPPPSKLAVLETCLNCHGGELGFPGQVGTPSLEGLSESYLSDQLKAFASGERRSPSMEGVASSLTRDEVKYLANHFSRLSRQARPWPGSIENVRAKVRAGEELATTYGCLGCHGSEGARANPMYPLLVGQDVQYTSSQLTAFLSGGRPGMLMPAILSGMDPSPTEDDMENLAVYFKSLLVSESQ